The genomic DNA AACGATGATTTACGTACATGAAGGTTTTTCCGATTCCAAACAAGTAAAACTCGATTTTCCGGAGCATTCACCTAATGATGTTGTTCCCGTTTTAAAACTTAATTTTACCAAGGATTTTTTGACCGGAATTTATCCGTACAAGCTAATGCTATCCGTATTTACTCCACGGACCGAATTACCTCGTAGTCTTAAGGAGGTTGTGAGCATTCAAGAATGGTGTGGAACGACTTATCTTCAATTGAATTTGGATAACAAAGATTATGATTTAATCTCGTTTTCTTACTTTGAAAAGGAGGGTGATCGGAAAAGCAAAATCCAAGAATCGATTCTCGAGGATGAAATCTGGAATCGGATTCGGCTTGCTCCGGAAAAACTTCCGACCGGGAAAGTCAGAATCTTACCTAGCTTATTCTATATTCGGTTCGTTCATCGGGATCCGGTCCCGGCGGTCGCAAACGCAGAGATAAAGAAAATATCCGAAACGATTTATAGATACGAACTTGAATATCCGGAGTTAAAGCGTACTTTGAAAATCGATTTTGAAACCGCTTTTCCCCATAAAATTTTGGGATGGGAAGAAACATATCCGGACGGTGATTTTCGATCCGAACCTAGGATGCTGACTACTATCGCAAAGTTTCGGCGTTCCTCCAGGATAGCTTACTGGGAAAGACATTTTCCTGCCGATCGAAGTCTTCGAAATGATTTAGGCCTTCCTTTAGACTAAAAAGAATCTTCGTCTTTTAATCCGGAATTTGGAATTTAGATAGGAGATCTATATTAGAGACATAATGAACTCATACTAGTAAAAAATGTATGAATCATTTCGATTCTCACTGTATAACTAATACTATAAAGAAAGTGAGAATGCTTAGTAAGAGTCTTGATCCTTTTTGCAGAATCTCTTAAAAATTCTCTATTCGTATCGATCAAATTGAGGAAGTTGGACTAAGAGTTTCGACTATACTTTACAAAAAATCCAATATATAAAACTTTGGTACAGTATATTAGCAAAAAGGTGCTAAAATCACTCGAAAATGAAGGTGCCAGTAACATGAACCCTTTAGAGCTGGAGAACAAGTTAAAAGGCCTGGGATTGGAAGAATCCCTGGTTCTGATAGACAAAGAATTTCCCGGCACTGCCGTTTTTTCAACTAGTTTCGGTCTCGAAGACCAGGCTATTACACATGCTATCTTTTCCCAAAATCTCGGAATTCGTATTTTTACATTAGATACCGGCAGACTTTTTAGCGAGACCTACGAATTACACAAACGAACGAACGGAATGTACGGAAGAAAAATCCAGACCTTTTTTCCGGATACGGATGCGGTAGAAAAACTCGTGAATGAAAAAGGGCCGGATTCGTTCTACGATTCGGTAGAAAATCGCAAAGAATGTTGCCATATTCGTAAAGTCGTTCCTTTGAATCGTGCATTAGAAGGTGCTAAATTATGGATTACCGGAATTCGAAGCGAGCAATCGGGATCTCGAGGCGATTTGCCGAAAGTCGAATTGGACTCCTCTCGTGATATCCTCAAATTCCATCCTATCTTGGATTGGAACTGGGAAGATACTAAATCATACGTAGATACTAACCGAATTCCATACAACCCGCTTCATGATAAGGGCTTTCCCAGCATCGGTTGTGCTCCTTGCACGAGAGCGATACTTCCGGGAGAAGATTTTCGTGCCGGTCGTTGGTGGTGGGAAAACGAATCCGCTAAAGAATGCGGGTTGCACTGGGTCGACGGAAAACTCGTACGTAAAAAAGGATCGCAAGTATGACTACACGTACTCGCTTATCGCATCTACAGCAATTAGAAGCGGAATCGATTTATATACTTCGGGAAGTTGCCGCGCAATTCGAGAGACCGGCGCTATTATTTTCAGGCGGAAAGGATTCTATCACGCTGGTGCATCTCGCCTTAAAAGCCTTTCGACCCGGGAAGTTTCCGTTTCCATTGGTGCATATAGACACAGGGCATAATTTTCAGGAAGCATTAGATTTTCGCGATAGACTCGCCGAAAAAACCGGAGAGAAACTGATCGTTCGTTATGTTCAGGATTCCATCGATCAGGGAAAGGCGGTGGAAGAAAAAGGAAAATTTCCGAGTCGTAACGGTATTCAGACCGTAACATTGCTCGATGCGATCGCCGAATTTAAATTCGACGCATGCATCGGCGGCGCCAGACGAGACGAGGAAAAGGCGAGAGCGAAAGAACGAGTTTTTTCGGTAAGGGACGAGTTCGGCGGTTGGGATCCGAAATTGCAACGCCCGGAACTTTGGAATATCTATAACGGTAAAATACACGTAGGCGAGAACGTCCGCGTTTTCCCTATCAGCAATTGGACGGAACTCGATGTTTGGGAGTATATCAAAACCGAGAACATAGAACTTCCTTCCCTGTATTTCTCGCATAAGCGAGAAATCGTATGGAGAGAAAATTTGATTTTCCCGGTTTCCAAATTCATCAATTTAGATTCGAACGATAAGGTCGAAGAACGGACCGTTCGATTTAGGACAGTCGGAGACATGACCTGCACCGCTGCCGTGGAATCGGAGGCAAATTCCCTAGAGGATATCATCCGCGAAATACAAACTTCTCGTACGACGGAGCGCGGTTCCCGTTTGGATGATAGAAGATCCGAAGCGGCTATGGAAGAGCGTAAACGTGGAGGTTACTTCTGATGGATTTATTACGTTTCATTACGGCAGGAAGCGTGGACGACGGAAAGTCTACGCTGATTG from Leptospira fainei serovar Hurstbridge str. BUT 6 includes the following:
- a CDS encoding phosphoadenylyl-sulfate reductase, coding for MNPLELENKLKGLGLEESLVLIDKEFPGTAVFSTSFGLEDQAITHAIFSQNLGIRIFTLDTGRLFSETYELHKRTNGMYGRKIQTFFPDTDAVEKLVNEKGPDSFYDSVENRKECCHIRKVVPLNRALEGAKLWITGIRSEQSGSRGDLPKVELDSSRDILKFHPILDWNWEDTKSYVDTNRIPYNPLHDKGFPSIGCAPCTRAILPGEDFRAGRWWWENESAKECGLHWVDGKLVRKKGSQV
- the cysD gene encoding sulfate adenylyltransferase subunit CysD, encoding MTTRTRLSHLQQLEAESIYILREVAAQFERPALLFSGGKDSITLVHLALKAFRPGKFPFPLVHIDTGHNFQEALDFRDRLAEKTGEKLIVRYVQDSIDQGKAVEEKGKFPSRNGIQTVTLLDAIAEFKFDACIGGARRDEEKARAKERVFSVRDEFGGWDPKLQRPELWNIYNGKIHVGENVRVFPISNWTELDVWEYIKTENIELPSLYFSHKREIVWRENLIFPVSKFINLDSNDKVEERTVRFRTVGDMTCTAAVESEANSLEDIIREIQTSRTTERGSRLDDRRSEAAMEERKRGGYF